Genomic window (Mesorhizobium sp. M4B.F.Ca.ET.058.02.1.1):
GCCGCCGAGACCGCGCAGCTGCTGGGCGGATCGACCGCCTCGATCAACAGCGCCCTGCAGCGGGCTCGCGCGACGCTTGGCCAGCGGTATCCTGAAGGCCGCCCCTTGCAGCGGTCACGGCCCAGCCCGGAAGAGGGCCTGCTGCTCGAACGCTATATGCGGGCCTGGCAGGCCGACAATCTCGACGGCCTCGTCGACCTGTTGCGGGAGGATGCCACCTATCACATGCCGCCATGGCGGGAATGGTACCGGGGGCGCAAGGCGATCGGCGCTTTCCTCGAGACCGTCTGGGGCAATTTTGCCGGCTATCGCACGGTGGCCACCAGAGCCAACGGCCAGCCCGCTGTCGGTGTCTATGCGTTGAGCCATCAGGATCTTGTCTGGCGGCCGCACTCGCTGCATGTCATCGAGCCTGCGGGCGGCGCAATCGCTTGCCTGACGATCTATGTGCCGCCGCTCGGACCTCAACTGTTCGCGGGCTTCGGCCTGCCGCCAAGCTAGTCTTCGTCCGCCTCACCCGCAGCCGGCGGCGCGGCCAGCAGCACTGCCGCGCCGAGCAGCGCGGCGACCAGCGAACCGGCGAGGATGCCGACCTTGACCGCGTCCTGCAGCGCCACATCGCTGGCAAAGGCGAGCAGGCCGATGAACAGGCTCATGGTGAAGCCGATGCCGCAGAGCAGCGAAATACCGATCATGTGCAGCCAACCGGCATTGACCGGCAGGTCGGCAAGGCCGAGCCGGATGGCGAGCGCCGATGAGCCAAACACGCCGACCAGCTTGCCGAGAACCAGGCCGGCGGCGACGCCCAGCGTCAGCGGCTCGACCAAGGCGGCCATGCTCAGGCCGGCAAGCGATACGCCGGCATTGGCGAAGCCGAAGATCGGGATGACGAGGAAGGGCACGAGCTTGTGCAGGCCGTGCTCCAGCCGGTGCAGCGGCGACTGCTCGAGGTCGTGGCTGATGCCGGCGGCGCGCTCGAGCGGGATGGTGAGCGCCAGCGCCACGCCGGCAAGCGTCGCGTGCACGCCCGATTTCAGCACCAACACCCAAAGCACGGCGCCGAGCAGGAGATAGGGGATCAGGTTCATAACCCGCATGCGGTTGAGCACGACAAGCACGGCGATGACCGCGAAGGCGGCGCCGAGATAGGCGAGCGACAGGCCGCTGGTGTAGAACAGCGCGATGATGATGACGGCGCCGAGATCGTCGATGATGGCGAGCGCGGTGAGGAATATCTTCAGCGAGGCCGGCACGCGATTGCCGAGCAGCGACAGCACGCCGAGCGCGAAGGCGATGTCGGTGGCGGTCGGGATCGCCCAGCCGGACAGCGCGGCGGAATTATCCCTGTTGATGGCGACATAAACCAGCGCCGGCACCACCATGCCGCCGGCGGCGGCAATGCCGGGCAGCACGCGGCGCGGCCAGGTCGAAAGCTGGCCGTCCAGCATCTCGCGCTTGATCTCCAGGCCGACCAGCAGGAAGAACACCGCCATCAGCCCGTCATTGATCCAGTGCGCGACGCTGAGCGGCCCGAGATAGGCGTGGAGGGCGGCGAAGTAGATCTGGGCGAGCGGCGAGTTGGCGACGATCAACGCAAGTGCCGCCGCCACCATCAGGATGATGCCGCCGGCCGCCTCGCCGTCGAGGAATTCGCGCAGGATGGATTTCGGGCGGTCGTCGTGCATGTCGCCTCCGTGCGGGGTTTTTCCGGTAGGCATTATTCGCGATGATGCGCAA
Coding sequences:
- the nhaA gene encoding Na+/H+ antiporter NhaA, producing MHDDRPKSILREFLDGEAAGGIILMVAAALALIVANSPLAQIYFAALHAYLGPLSVAHWINDGLMAVFFLLVGLEIKREMLDGQLSTWPRRVLPGIAAAGGMVVPALVYVAINRDNSAALSGWAIPTATDIAFALGVLSLLGNRVPASLKIFLTALAIIDDLGAVIIIALFYTSGLSLAYLGAAFAVIAVLVVLNRMRVMNLIPYLLLGAVLWVLVLKSGVHATLAGVALALTIPLERAAGISHDLEQSPLHRLEHGLHKLVPFLVIPIFGFANAGVSLAGLSMAALVEPLTLGVAAGLVLGKLVGVFGSSALAIRLGLADLPVNAGWLHMIGISLLCGIGFTMSLFIGLLAFASDVALQDAVKVGILAGSLVAALLGAAVLLAAPPAAGEADED